One region of Oncorhynchus keta strain PuntledgeMale-10-30-2019 chromosome 24, Oket_V2, whole genome shotgun sequence genomic DNA includes:
- the LOC127911383 gene encoding uncharacterized protein LOC127911383 isoform X41 has translation MAVTVAKTHPTVFQTSGNTKFQIVFVTMSGLTVGYSSTAGFVFVTMSGLTVGYSSTAGFVFVTMSGLTVGYSSTARFVFVTMSGLTVGYSSTAGFVFVTMSGLTVGYSSTAGFVFVTMSGLTVGYSSTAGFVFVTMSGLTVGYSSTAGFVFVTMSGLTVGYSSTAGFVFVTMSGLTVGYSSTAGFVFVTMSGLTVGYSSTAGFVFVTMSGLTVGYSSTARFVFVTMSGLTVGYSSTAGFVFVTMSGLTVGYSSTAGFVFVTMSGLTVGYSSTAGFVFVTMSGLTVGYSSTARFVFVTMSGLTVGYSSTAGFVFVTMSGLTVGYSSTARFVFVTMSGLTVGYSSTAGFVFVTMSGLTVGYSSTAGFVFVTMSGLTVGYSSTARFVFVTMSGLTVGYSSTAGFVFVTMSGLTVGYSSTARFVFVTMSGLTVGYSSTARFKA, from the exons ATGGCAGTTACAGTTGCCAAGACCCACCCCACAGTTTTCCAAACAAGTGGGAACACAAAGTTTCAGATTGTGTTTGTTACTATGTCAGGGCTTACTGTAGGTTACAGTAGTACAGCTGGGTTTGTGTTTGTTACTATGTCAGGGCTTACTGTAGGTTACAGTAGTACAGCTGGGTTTGTGTTTGTTACTATGTCAGGGCTTACTGTAG GTTACAGTAGTACAGCTCGGTTTGTGTTTGTTACTATGTCAGGGCTTACTGTAGGTTACAGTAGTACAGCTGGGTTTGTGTTTGTTACTATGTCAGGGCTTACTGTAGGTTACAGTAGTACAGCTGGGTTTGTGTTTGTTACTATGTCGGGGCTTACTGTAGGTTACAGTAGTACAGCTGGGTTTGTGTTTGTTACTATGTCGGGGCTTACTGTAGGTTACAGTAGTACAGCTGGGTTTGTGTTTGTTACTATGTCAGGGCTTACTGTAGGTTACAGTAGTACAGCTGGGTTTGTGTTTGTTACTATGTCAGGGCTTACTGTAGGTTACAGTAGTACAGCTGGGTTTGTGTTTGTTACTATGTCAGGGCTTACTGTAGGTTACAGTAGTACAGCTGGGTTTGTGTTTGTTACTATGTCAGGGCTTACTGTAG GTTACAGTAGTACAGCTCGGTTTGTGTTTGTTACTATGTCAGGGCTTACTGTAGGTTACAGTAGTACAGCTGGGTTTGTGTTTGTTACTATGTCAGGGCTTACTGTAG GTTACAGTAGTACAGCTGGGTTTGTGTTTGTTACTATGTCAGGGCTTACTGTAGGTTACAGTAGTACAGCTGGGTTTGTGTTTGTTACTATGTCAGGGCTTACTGTAGGTTACAGTAGTACAGCTCGGTTTGTGTTTGTTACTATGTCAGGGCTTACTGTAG GTTACAGTAGTACAGCTGGGTTTGTGTTTGTTACTATGTCAGGGCTTACTGTAGGTTACAGTAGTACAGCTCGGTTTGTGTTTGTTACTATGTCAGGGCTTACTGTAGGTTACAGTAGTACAGCTGGGTTTGTGTTTGTTACTATGTCAGGGCTTACTGTAGGTTACAGTAGTACAGCTGGGTTTGTGTTTGTTACTATGTCAGGGCTTACTGTAGGTTACAGTAGTACAGCTCGGTTTGTGTTTGTTACTATGTCAGGGCTTACTGTAGGTTACAGTAGTACAGCTGGGTTTGTGTTTGTTACTATGTCAGGGCTTACTGTAGGTTACAGTAGTACAGCTCGGTTTGTGTTTGTTACTATGTCAGGGCTTACTGTAGGTTACAGTAGTACAGCTCGGTTTAAAGCCTGA
- the LOC127911383 gene encoding uncharacterized protein LOC127911383 isoform X32 translates to MAVTVAKTHPTVFQTSGNTKFQIVFVTMSGLTVGYSSTAGFVFVTMSGLTVGYSSTAGFVFVTMSGLTVGYSSTARFVFVTMSGLTVGYSSTAGFVFVTMSGLTVGYSSTAGFVFVTMSGLTVGYSSTAGFVFVTMSGLTVGYSSTAGFVFVTMSGLTVGYSSTAGFVFVTMSGLTVGYSSTAGFVFVTMSGLTVGYSSTAGFVFVTMSGLTVGYSSTAGFVFVTMSGLTVGYSSTAGFVFVTMSGLTVGYSSTARFVFVTMSGLTVGYSSTAGFVFVTMSGLTVGYSSTARFVFVTMSGLTVGYSSTARFVFVTMSGLTVGYSSTAGFVFVTMSGLTVGYSSTAGFVFVTMSGLTVGYSSTAGFVFVTMSGLTVGYSSTARFVFVTMSGLTVGYSSTAGFVFVTMSGLTVGYSSTARFVFVTMSGLTVGYSSTAGFVFVTMSGLTVGYSSTAGFVFVTMSGLTVGYSSTARFVFVTMSGLTVGYSSTAGFVFVTMSGLTVGYSSTARFVFVTMSGLTVGYSSTARFKA, encoded by the exons ATGGCAGTTACAGTTGCCAAGACCCACCCCACAGTTTTCCAAACAAGTGGGAACACAAAGTTTCAGATTGTGTTTGTTACTATGTCAGGGCTTACTGTAGGTTACAGTAGTACAGCTGGGTTTGTGTTTGTTACTATGTCAGGGCTTACTGTAGGTTACAGTAGTACAGCTGGGTTTGTGTTTGTTACTATGTCAGGGCTTACTGTAG GTTACAGTAGTACAGCTCGGTTTGTGTTTGTTACTATGTCAGGGCTTACTGTAGGTTACAGTAGTACAGCTGGGTTTGTGTTTGTTACTATGTCAGGGCTTACTGTAGGTTACAGTAGTACAGCTGGGTTTGTGTTTGTTACTATGTCGGGGCTTACTGTAGGTTACAGTAGTACAGCTGGGTTTGTGTTTGTTACTATGTCGGGGCTTACTGTAGGTTACAGTAGTACAGCTGGGTTTGTGTTTGTTACTATGTCAGGGCTTACTGTAGGTTACAGTAGTACAGCTGGGTTTGTGTTTGTTACTATGTCAGGGCTTACTGTAGGTTACAGTAGTACAGCTGGGTTTGTGTTTGTTACTATGTCAGGGCTTACTGTAGGTTACAGTAGTACAGCTGGGTTTGTGTTTGTTACTATGTCAGGGCTTACTGTAGGTTACAGTAGTACAGCTGGGTTTGTGTTTGTTACTATGTCAGGGCTTACTGTAG GTTACAGTAGTACAGCTGGGTTTGTGTTTGTTACTATGTCAGGGCTTACTGTAGGTTACAGTAGTACAGCTCGGTTTGTGTTTGTTACTATGTCAGGGCTTACTGTAGGTTACAGTAGTACAGCTGGGTTTGTGTTTGTTACTATGTCAGGGCTTACTGTAGGTTACAGTAGTACAGCTCGGTTTGTGTTTGTTACTATGTCGGGGCTTACTGTAGGTTACAGTAGTACAGCTCGGTTTGTGTTTGTTACTATGTCAGGGCTTACTGTAGGTTACAGTAGTACAGCTGGGTTTGTGTTTGTTACTATGTCAGGGCTTACTGTAG GTTACAGTAGTACAGCTGGGTTTGTGTTTGTTACTATGTCAGGGCTTACTGTAGGTTACAGTAGTACAGCTGGGTTTGTGTTTGTTACTATGTCAGGGCTTACTGTAGGTTACAGTAGTACAGCTCGGTTTGTGTTTGTTACTATGTCAGGGCTTACTGTAG GTTACAGTAGTACAGCTGGGTTTGTGTTTGTTACTATGTCAGGGCTTACTGTAGGTTACAGTAGTACAGCTCGGTTTGTGTTTGTTACTATGTCAGGGCTTACTGTAGGTTACAGTAGTACAGCTGGGTTTGTGTTTGTTACTATGTCAGGGCTTACTGTAGGTTACAGTAGTACAGCTGGGTTTGTGTTTGTTACTATGTCAGGGCTTACTGTAGGTTACAGTAGTACAGCTCGGTTTGTGTTTGTTACTATGTCAGGGCTTACTGTAGGTTACAGTAGTACAGCTGGGTTTGTGTTTGTTACTATGTCAGGGCTTACTGTAGGTTACAGTAGTACAGCTCGGTTTGTGTTTGTTACTATGTCAGGGCTTACTGTAGGTTACAGTAGTACAGCTCGGTTTAAAGCCTGA
- the LOC127911383 gene encoding uncharacterized protein LOC127911383 isoform X39, whose translation MAVTVAKTHPTVFQTSGNTKFQIVFVTMSGLTVGYSSTAGFVFVTMSGLTVGYSSTAGFVFVTMSGLTVGYSSTARFVFVTMSGLTVGYSSTAGFVFVTMSGLTVGYSSTAGFVFVTMSGLTVGYSSTAGFVFVTMSGLTVGYSSTAGFVFVTMSGLTVGYSSTAGFVFVTMSGLTVGYSSTAGFVFVTMSGLTVGYSSTAGFVFVTMSGLTVGYSSTAGFVFVTMSGLTVGYSSTAGFVFVTMSGLTVGYSSTARFVFVTMSGLTVGYSSTAGFVFVTMSGLTVGYSSTAGFVFVTMSGLTVGYSSTAGFVFVTMSGLTVGYSSTARFVFVTMSGLTVGYSSTAGFVFVTMSGLTVGYSSTARFVFVTMSGLTVGYSSTAGFVFVTMSGLTVGYSSTAGFVFVTMSGLTVGYSSTARFVFVTMSGLTVGYSSTAGFVFVTMSGLTVGYSSTARFVFVTMSGLTVGYSSTARFKA comes from the exons ATGGCAGTTACAGTTGCCAAGACCCACCCCACAGTTTTCCAAACAAGTGGGAACACAAAGTTTCAGATTGTGTTTGTTACTATGTCAGGGCTTACTGTAGGTTACAGTAGTACAGCTGGGTTTGTGTTTGTTACTATGTCAGGGCTTACTGTAGGTTACAGTAGTACAGCTGGGTTTGTGTTTGTTACTATGTCAGGGCTTACTGTAG GTTACAGTAGTACAGCTCGGTTTGTGTTTGTTACTATGTCAGGGCTTACTGTAGGTTACAGTAGTACAGCTGGGTTTGTGTTTGTTACTATGTCAGGGCTTACTGTAGGTTACAGTAGTACAGCTGGGTTTGTGTTTGTTACTATGTCGGGGCTTACTGTAGGTTACAGTAGTACAGCTGGGTTTGTGTTTGTTACTATGTCGGGGCTTACTGTAGGTTACAGTAGTACAGCTGGGTTTGTGTTTGTTACTATGTCAGGGCTTACTGTAGGTTACAGTAGTACAGCTGGGTTTGTGTTTGTTACTATGTCAGGGCTTACTGTAGGTTACAGTAGTACAGCTGGGTTTGTGTTTGTTACTATGTCAGGGCTTACTGTAGGTTACAGTAGTACAGCTGGGTTTGTGTTTGTTACTATGTCAGGGCTTACTGTAGGTTACAGTAGTACAGCTGGGTTTGTGTTTGTTACTATGTCAGGGCTTACTGTAG GTTACAGTAGTACAGCTGGGTTTGTGTTTGTTACTATGTCAGGGCTTACTGTAGGTTACAGTAGTACAGCTCGGTTTGTGTTTGTTACTATGTCAGGGCTTACTGTAGGTTACAGTAGTACAGCTGGGTTTGTGTTTGTTACTATGTCAGGGCTTACTGTAG GTTACAGTAGTACAGCTGGGTTTGTGTTTGTTACTATGTCAGGGCTTACTGTAGGTTACAGTAGTACAGCTGGGTTTGTGTTTGTTACTATGTCAGGGCTTACTGTAGGTTACAGTAGTACAGCTCGGTTTGTGTTTGTTACTATGTCAGGGCTTACTGTAG GTTACAGTAGTACAGCTGGGTTTGTGTTTGTTACTATGTCAGGGCTTACTGTAGGTTACAGTAGTACAGCTCGGTTTGTGTTTGTTACTATGTCAGGGCTTACTGTAGGTTACAGTAGTACAGCTGGGTTTGTGTTTGTTACTATGTCAGGGCTTACTGTAGGTTACAGTAGTACAGCTGGGTTTGTGTTTGTTACTATGTCAGGGCTTACTGTAGGTTACAGTAGTACAGCTCGGTTTGTGTTTGTTACTATGTCAGGGCTTACTGTAGGTTACAGTAGTACAGCTGGGTTTGTGTTTGTTACTATGTCAGGGCTTACTGTAGGTTACAGTAGTACAGCTCGGTTTGTGTTTGTTACTATGTCAGGGCTTACTGTAGGTTACAGTAGTACAGCTCGGTTTAAAGCCTGA
- the LOC127911383 gene encoding uncharacterized protein LOC127911383 isoform X44: MAVTVAKTHPTVFQTSGNTKFQIVFVTMSGLTVGYSSTAGFVFVTMSGLTVGYSSTAGFVFVTMSGLTVGYSSTARFVFVTMSGLTVGYSSTAGFVFVTMSGLTVGYSSTAGFVFVTMSGLTVGYSSTAGFVFVTMSGLTVGYSSTAGFVFVTMSGLTVGYSSTAGFVFVTMSGLTVGYSSTAGFVFVTMSGLTVGYSSTARFVFVTMSGLTVGYSSTAGFVFVTMSGLTVGYSSTAGFVFVTMSGLTVGYSSTAGFVFVTMSGLTVGYSSTARFVFVTMSGLTVGYSSTAGFVFVTMSGLTVGYSSTARFVFVTMSGLTVGYSSTAGFVFVTMSGLTVGYSSTAGFVFVTMSGLTVGYSSTARFVFVTMSGLTVGYSSTAGFVFVTMSGLTVGYSSTARFVFVTMSGLTVGYSSTARFKA; encoded by the exons ATGGCAGTTACAGTTGCCAAGACCCACCCCACAGTTTTCCAAACAAGTGGGAACACAAAGTTTCAGATTGTGTTTGTTACTATGTCAGGGCTTACTGTAGGTTACAGTAGTACAGCTGGGTTTGTGTTTGTTACTATGTCAGGGCTTACTGTAGGTTACAGTAGTACAGCTGGGTTTGTGTTTGTTACTATGTCAGGGCTTACTGTAG GTTACAGTAGTACAGCTCGGTTTGTGTTTGTTACTATGTCAGGGCTTACTGTAGGTTACAGTAGTACAGCTGGGTTTGTGTTTGTTACTATGTCAGGGCTTACTGTAGGTTACAGTAGTACAGCTGGGTTTGTGTTTGTTACTATGTCGGGGCTTACTGTAGGTTACAGTAGTACAGCTGGGTTTGTGTTTGTTACTATGTCGGGGCTTACTGTAGGTTACAGTAGTACAGCTGGGTTTGTGTTTGTTACTATGTCAGGGCTTACTGTAGGTTACAGTAGTACAGCTGGGTTTGTGTTTGTTACTATGTCAGGGCTTACTGTAGGTTACAGTAGTACAGCTGGGTTTGTGTTTGTTACTATGTCAGGGCTTACTGTAG GTTACAGTAGTACAGCTCGGTTTGTGTTTGTTACTATGTCAGGGCTTACTGTAGGTTACAGTAGTACAGCTGGGTTTGTGTTTGTTACTATGTCAGGGCTTACTGTAG GTTACAGTAGTACAGCTGGGTTTGTGTTTGTTACTATGTCAGGGCTTACTGTAGGTTACAGTAGTACAGCTGGGTTTGTGTTTGTTACTATGTCAGGGCTTACTGTAGGTTACAGTAGTACAGCTCGGTTTGTGTTTGTTACTATGTCAGGGCTTACTGTAG GTTACAGTAGTACAGCTGGGTTTGTGTTTGTTACTATGTCAGGGCTTACTGTAGGTTACAGTAGTACAGCTCGGTTTGTGTTTGTTACTATGTCAGGGCTTACTGTAGGTTACAGTAGTACAGCTGGGTTTGTGTTTGTTACTATGTCAGGGCTTACTGTAGGTTACAGTAGTACAGCTGGGTTTGTGTTTGTTACTATGTCAGGGCTTACTGTAGGTTACAGTAGTACAGCTCGGTTTGTGTTTGTTACTATGTCAGGGCTTACTGTAGGTTACAGTAGTACAGCTGGGTTTGTGTTTGTTACTATGTCAGGGCTTACTGTAGGTTACAGTAGTACAGCTCGGTTTGTGTTTGTTACTATGTCAGGGCTTACTGTAGGTTACAGTAGTACAGCTCGGTTTAAAGCCTGA
- the LOC127911383 gene encoding uncharacterized protein LOC127911383 isoform X43 codes for MAVTVAKTHPTVFQTSGNTKFQIVFVTMSGLTVGYSSTAGFVFVTMSGLTVGYSSTAGFVFVTMSGLTVGYSSTARFVFVTMSGLTVGYSSTAGFVFVTMSGLTVGYSSTAGFVFVTMSGLTVGYSSTAGFVFVTMSGLTVGYSSTAGFVFVTMSGLTVGYSSTAGFVFVTMSGLTVGYSSTAGFVFVTMSGLTVGYSSTAGFVFVTMSGLTVGYSSTAGFVFVTMSGLTVGYSSTAGFVFVTMSGLTVGYSSTAGFVFVTMSGLTVGYSSTARFVFVTMSGLTVGYSSTAGFVFVTMSGLTVGYSSTARFVFVTMSGLTVGYSSTAGFVFVTMSGLTVGYSSTAGFVFVTMSGLTVGYSSTARFVFVTMSGLTVGYSSTAGFVFVTMSGLTVGYSSTARFVFVTMSGLTVGYSSTARFKA; via the exons ATGGCAGTTACAGTTGCCAAGACCCACCCCACAGTTTTCCAAACAAGTGGGAACACAAAGTTTCAGATTGTGTTTGTTACTATGTCAGGGCTTACTGTAGGTTACAGTAGTACAGCTGGGTTTGTGTTTGTTACTATGTCAGGGCTTACTGTAGGTTACAGTAGTACAGCTGGGTTTGTGTTTGTTACTATGTCAGGGCTTACTGTAG GTTACAGTAGTACAGCTCGGTTTGTGTTTGTTACTATGTCAGGGCTTACTGTAGGTTACAGTAGTACAGCTGGGTTTGTGTTTGTTACTATGTCAGGGCTTACTGTAGGTTACAGTAGTACAGCTGGGTTTGTGTTTGTTACTATGTCGGGGCTTACTGTAGGTTACAGTAGTACAGCTGGGTTTGTGTTTGTTACTATGTCGGGGCTTACTGTAGGTTACAGTAGTACAGCTGGGTTTGTGTTTGTTACTATGTCAGGGCTTACTGTAGGTTACAGTAGTACAGCTGGGTTTGTGTTTGTTACTATGTCAGGGCTTACTGTAGGTTACAGTAGTACAGCTGGGTTTGTGTTTGTTACTATGTCAGGGCTTACTGTAGGTTACAGTAGTACAGCTGGGTTTGTGTTTGTTACTATGTCAGGGCTTACTGTAGGTTACAGTAGTACAGCTGGGTTTGTGTTTGTTACTATGTCAGGGCTTACTGTAG GTTACAGTAGTACAGCTGGGTTTGTGTTTGTTACTATGTCAGGGCTTACTGTAGGTTACAGTAGTACAGCTGGGTTTGTGTTTGTTACTATGTCAGGGCTTACTGTAGGTTACAGTAGTACAGCTCGGTTTGTGTTTGTTACTATGTCAGGGCTTACTGTAG GTTACAGTAGTACAGCTGGGTTTGTGTTTGTTACTATGTCAGGGCTTACTGTAGGTTACAGTAGTACAGCTCGGTTTGTGTTTGTTACTATGTCAGGGCTTACTGTAGGTTACAGTAGTACAGCTGGGTTTGTGTTTGTTACTATGTCAGGGCTTACTGTAGGTTACAGTAGTACAGCTGGGTTTGTGTTTGTTACTATGTCAGGGCTTACTGTAGGTTACAGTAGTACAGCTCGGTTTGTGTTTGTTACTATGTCAGGGCTTACTGTAGGTTACAGTAGTACAGCTGGGTTTGTGTTTGTTACTATGTCAGGGCTTACTGTAGGTTACAGTAGTACAGCTCGGTTTGTGTTTGTTACTATGTCAGGGCTTACTGTAGGTTACAGTAGTACAGCTCGGTTTAAAGCCTGA
- the LOC127911383 gene encoding uncharacterized protein LOC127911383 isoform X37 codes for MAVTVAKTHPTVFQTSGNTKFQIVFVTMSGLTVGYSSTAGFVFVTMSGLTVGYSSTAGFVFVTMSGLTVGYSSTARFVFVTMSGLTVGYSSTAGFVFVTMSGLTVGYSSTAGFVFVTMSGLTVGYSSTAGFVFVTMSGLTVGYSSTAGFVFVTMSGLTVGYSSTAGFVFVTMSGLTVGYSSTAGFVFVTMSGLTVGYSSTAGFVFVTMSGLTVGYSSTAGFVFVTMSGLTVGYSSTAGFVFVTMSGLTVGYSSTARFVFVTMSGLTVGYSSTAGFVFVTMSGLTVGYSSTARFVFVTMSGLTVGYSSTARFVFVTMSGLTVGYSSTAGFVFVTMSGLTVGYSSTARFVFVTMSGLTVGYSSTAGFVFVTMSGLTVGYSSTARFVFVTMSGLTVGYSSTAGFVFVTMSGLTVGYSSTAGFVFVTMSGLTVGYSSTARFVFVTMSGLTVGYSSTAGFVFVTMSGLTVGYSSTARFVFVTMSGLTVGYSSTARFKA; via the exons ATGGCAGTTACAGTTGCCAAGACCCACCCCACAGTTTTCCAAACAAGTGGGAACACAAAGTTTCAGATTGTGTTTGTTACTATGTCAGGGCTTACTGTAGGTTACAGTAGTACAGCTGGGTTTGTGTTTGTTACTATGTCAGGGCTTACTGTAGGTTACAGTAGTACAGCTGGGTTTGTGTTTGTTACTATGTCAGGGCTTACTGTAG GTTACAGTAGTACAGCTCGGTTTGTGTTTGTTACTATGTCAGGGCTTACTGTAGGTTACAGTAGTACAGCTGGGTTTGTGTTTGTTACTATGTCAGGGCTTACTGTAGGTTACAGTAGTACAGCTGGGTTTGTGTTTGTTACTATGTCGGGGCTTACTGTAGGTTACAGTAGTACAGCTGGGTTTGTGTTTGTTACTATGTCGGGGCTTACTGTAGGTTACAGTAGTACAGCTGGGTTTGTGTTTGTTACTATGTCAGGGCTTACTGTAGGTTACAGTAGTACAGCTGGGTTTGTGTTTGTTACTATGTCAGGGCTTACTGTAGGTTACAGTAGTACAGCTGGGTTTGTGTTTGTTACTATGTCAGGGCTTACTGTAGGTTACAGTAGTACAGCTGGGTTTGTGTTTGTTACTATGTCAGGGCTTACTGTAGGTTACAGTAGTACAGCTGGGTTTGTGTTTGTTACTATGTCAGGGCTTACTGTAG GTTACAGTAGTACAGCTGGGTTTGTGTTTGTTACTATGTCAGGGCTTACTGTAGGTTACAGTAGTACAGCTCGGTTTGTGTTTGTTACTATGTCAGGGCTTACTGTAGGTTACAGTAGTACAGCTGGGTTTGTGTTTGTTACTATGTCAGGGCTTACTGTAGGTTACAGTAGTACAGCTCGGTTTGTGTTTGTTACTATGTCGGGGCTTACTGTAGGTTACAGTAGTACAGCTCGGTTTGTGTTTGTTACTATGTCAGGGCTTACTGTAGGTTACAGTAGTACAGCTGGGTTTGTGTTTGTTACTATGTCAGGGCTTACTGTAGGTTACAGTAGTACAGCTCGGTTTGTGTTTGTTACTATGTCAGGGCTTACTGTAG GTTACAGTAGTACAGCTGGGTTTGTGTTTGTTACTATGTCAGGGCTTACTGTAGGTTACAGTAGTACAGCTCGGTTTGTGTTTGTTACTATGTCAGGGCTTACTGTAGGTTACAGTAGTACAGCTGGGTTTGTGTTTGTTACTATGTCAGGGCTTACTGTAGGTTACAGTAGTACAGCTGGGTTTGTGTTTGTTACTATGTCAGGGCTTACTGTAGGTTACAGTAGTACAGCTCGGTTTGTGTTTGTTACTATGTCAGGGCTTACTGTAGGTTACAGTAGTACAGCTGGGTTTGTGTTTGTTACTATGTCAGGGCTTACTGTAGGTTACAGTAGTACAGCTCGGTTTGTGTTTGTTACTATGTCAGGGCTTACTGTAGGTTACAGTAGTACAGCTCGGTTTAAAGCCTGA
- the LOC127911383 gene encoding uncharacterized protein LOC127911383 isoform X45 yields MAVTVAKTHPTVFQTSGNTKFQIVFVTMSGLTVGYSSTAGFVFVTMSGLTVGYSSTAGFVFVTMSGLTVGYSSTARFVFVTMSGLTVGYSSTAGFVFVTMSGLTVGYSSTAGFVFVTMSGLTVGYSSTAGFVFVTMSGLTVGYSSTAGFVFVTMSGLTVGYSSTAGFVFVTMSGLTVGYSSTARFVFVTMSGLTVGYSSTAGFVFVTMSGLTVGYSSTAGFVFVTMSGLTVGYSSTAGFVFVTMSGLTVGYSSTARFVFVTMSGLTVGYSSTAGFVFVTMSGLTVGYSSTARFVFVTMSGLTVGYSSTAGFVFVTMSGLTVGYSSTAGFVFVTMSGLTVGYSSTARFVFVTMSGLTVGYSSTAGFVFVTMSGLTVGYSSTARFVFVTMSGLTVGYSSTARFKA; encoded by the exons ATGGCAGTTACAGTTGCCAAGACCCACCCCACAGTTTTCCAAACAAGTGGGAACACAAAGTTTCAGATTGTGTTTGTTACTATGTCAGGGCTTACTGTAGGTTACAGTAGTACAGCTGGGTTTGTGTTTGTTACTATGTCAGGGCTTACTGTAGGTTACAGTAGTACAGCTGGGTTTGTGTTTGTTACTATGTCAGGGCTTACTGTAG GTTACAGTAGTACAGCTCGGTTTGTGTTTGTTACTATGTCAGGGCTTACTGTAGGTTACAGTAGTACAGCTGGGTTTGTGTTTGTTACTATGTCAGGGCTTACTGTAGGTTACAGTAGTACAGCTGGGTTTGTGTTTGTTACTATGTCGGGGCTTACTGTAGGTTACAGTAGTACAGCTGGGTTTGTGTTTGTTACTATGTCGGGGCTTACTGTAGGTTACAGTAGTACAGCTGGGTTTGTGTTTGTTACTATGTCAGGGCTTACTGTAGGTTACAGTAGTACAGCTGGGTTTGTGTTTGTTACTATGTCAGGGCTTACTGTAG GTTACAGTAGTACAGCTCGGTTTGTGTTTGTTACTATGTCAGGGCTTACTGTAGGTTACAGTAGTACAGCTGGGTTTGTGTTTGTTACTATGTCAGGGCTTACTGTAG GTTACAGTAGTACAGCTGGGTTTGTGTTTGTTACTATGTCAGGGCTTACTGTAGGTTACAGTAGTACAGCTGGGTTTGTGTTTGTTACTATGTCAGGGCTTACTGTAGGTTACAGTAGTACAGCTCGGTTTGTGTTTGTTACTATGTCAGGGCTTACTGTAG GTTACAGTAGTACAGCTGGGTTTGTGTTTGTTACTATGTCAGGGCTTACTGTAGGTTACAGTAGTACAGCTCGGTTTGTGTTTGTTACTATGTCAGGGCTTACTGTAGGTTACAGTAGTACAGCTGGGTTTGTGTTTGTTACTATGTCAGGGCTTACTGTAGGTTACAGTAGTACAGCTGGGTTTGTGTTTGTTACTATGTCAGGGCTTACTGTAGGTTACAGTAGTACAGCTCGGTTTGTGTTTGTTACTATGTCAGGGCTTACTGTAGGTTACAGTAGTACAGCTGGGTTTGTGTTTGTTACTATGTCAGGGCTTACTGTAGGTTACAGTAGTACAGCTCGGTTTGTGTTTGTTACTATGTCAGGGCTTACTGTAGGTTACAGTAGTACAGCTCGGTTTAAAGCCTGA